The genomic stretch CTAACTCTTTGTTTTGACGCAATTCCGGACGCAAAACCGCTCACACTTTTGCTGGAATTGCTCTAGATAGCCGCCCGTGCTTCGCGGAACGACACCAGCTTGCGGCGGTTCTCATCCCACAATGCCAGTTTGACGCAGCGCAGGCTGTCGAGCAGCGTGACGCGGCCGATGCCGCGCAGCTCCGGATAATCCCGCAGCACTTCCTGCAGCCGGTAGCCCGGCACCTTGGCGGAGAGGTGATGGACGTGATGGACGCCGATGTTGCCGGTAAACCAGTTCAGCACCGGCGGCAGGTCGTAATAGGACGAGCCATGCAGGGCGGCGTGCTGGAACTCCCAGTCGTCATCCTTTGCCCATTCCGTCTCCTCGAACTGGTGCTGCACGTAGAACAGCCAGATGCCGGCCGAACCGGCGAGAATGACGATCGGCAGATGGACGACCAGGAAGGCGCCGGGGCCGACGGCCCAGATGAGAATGGCTGCCGCAACCGCGATGGCGAGATTGGTGGTCATGGATGACACCCAGGGCGTCAGGCCGCCGCGCATCATGCCGATGGGCAGCCTTTGCTCGAAGATGAACAGCCAGATCGGGCCGAGCCCGAACATCACCAGCGGATGGCGGTAGAGCCGATAGGCAAGACGGCCTCGCCAGGACAATTGCCGGTATTCGGCAACGGTCAACGTCCGGATGTCGCCCATGCCGCGCTCGTCGAGATTGCCGGCGCTGGCATGATGCACAGCGTGGGCGCGCCGCCAGCAATCGTAAGGTGTCAGCGTGAGGACGCCGAGCGCACGGCCGATCCAGTCGTCGGCATAGCGGTTGGCGAAGAAGGAGCCATGTCCGCAATCGTGCTGGATCATGAAGATGCGCACCAGGAATCCGGCCGCAGGCAGGATCAGGATCAGCCCCCACCAATGGCCATAGGCATAGGCGGCCGAAGAGAGCGCCCAGAGCGTGGCGAACGGAATGAGGGTGATGGCGAGTTCGATGGCGCTGCGTCGCCGATCCGGCTTCTTGTAGCGCGCCAGAATCTTCAGCCAGGCACGCCTGCTGTTGGCGGCCGCTTCGGGGGAAATCATGTTCATCAGAAAGCATAGGCGGGGCTTGTGGCCACCGCAAGGCAACCATCACGCAAAATT from Mesorhizobium sp. NZP2077 encodes the following:
- a CDS encoding fatty acid desaturase, whose translation is MNMISPEAAANSRRAWLKILARYKKPDRRRSAIELAITLIPFATLWALSSAAYAYGHWWGLILILPAAGFLVRIFMIQHDCGHGSFFANRYADDWIGRALGVLTLTPYDCWRRAHAVHHASAGNLDERGMGDIRTLTVAEYRQLSWRGRLAYRLYRHPLVMFGLGPIWLFIFEQRLPIGMMRGGLTPWVSSMTTNLAIAVAAAILIWAVGPGAFLVVHLPIVILAGSAGIWLFYVQHQFEETEWAKDDDWEFQHAALHGSSYYDLPPVLNWFTGNIGVHHVHHLSAKVPGYRLQEVLRDYPELRGIGRVTLLDSLRCVKLALWDENRRKLVSFREARAAI